A genomic stretch from Lathyrus oleraceus cultivar Zhongwan6 chromosome 2, CAAS_Psat_ZW6_1.0, whole genome shotgun sequence includes:
- the LOC127117619 gene encoding probable serine/threonine-protein kinase WNK11 — protein MMPSVNPDSSDKDSEVFAETDPTGRYGRYPELLGCGAVKKVYRGFDQEEGIEVAWNQVKLRNFCDEPAMVKRLYSEVRLLRSLTNENIIELYSVWTDDEHGTLNFITEVCTSGNLREYRKKHRHVSMKALKKWSRQILKGLNYLHTHEPCIIHRDLNCSNVFVNGNVGQVKIGDLGLAAVVGTNHIAHTILGTPEFMAPELYDEDYTELVDIYSFGMCLLEMVTLEIPYSECDNVAKIYKKVSSGIRPAALNKVRDSEVKDFIEKCLAQPRVRPSADELLKDPFFDELVDDDDDENADYVDSY, from the exons ATG ATGCCGAGTGTGAACCCCGATTCATCCGACAAAGACTCCGAAGTATTCGCGGAAACTGATCCAACCGGTCGATACGGTAGGTACCCCGAATTATTAGGATGTGGTGCGGTGAAGAAAGTGTACCGAGGGTTTGATCAAGAAGAAGGAATTGAGGTAGCATGGAACCAAGTGAAACTAAGAAACTTCTGCGATGAGCCTGCTATGGTAAAGAGGCTTTATTCTGAAGTGAGGTTGTTGAGAAGCTTAACAAACGAAAACATCATTGAGTTGTATAGTGTTTGGACCGATGATGAACACGGCACACTCAATTTCATCACTGAGGTTTGTACTAGTGGGAATTTGAGAGAGTATAGGAAGAAACATAGGCATGTTTCAATGAAGGCGTTGAAGAAATGGTCGAGGCAGATTTTGAAAGGGTTGAATTATTTGCACACTCATGAGCCTTGCATCATTCATAGAGATCTCAATTGCAGTAATGTGTTTGTTAATGGGAATGTTGGCCAG GTTAAGATTGGTGACTTGGGTTTGGCCGCGGTTGTTGGGACAAATCACATTGCACACACAATTCTCGGCACACCAGAGTTTATGGCACCAGAGTTATACGATGAAGACTACACAGAATTGGTGGATATATACTCATTTGGAATGTGTTTGTTAGAAATGGTGACATTGGAGATTCCTTACAGCGAGTGCGACAATGTTGCCAAGATTTACAAGAAAGTGTCTTCTGGTATTAGACCTGCTGCCTTAAACAAGGTCAGAGATTCTGAGGTGAAGGACTTCATTGAAAAGTGTCTTGCTCAACCAAGGGTTAGGCCTTCTGCTGATGAGCTTCTCAAAGATCCTTTCTTTGACGAACTTGTTGATGACGACGATGACGAAAATGCTGATTATGTTGATTCATACTAA